A single Candidatus Limnocylindrales bacterium DNA region contains:
- a CDS encoding AAA family ATPase, giving the protein MSAKHREAFAHLVYGISEGSGFVAITGEVGAGKTTLIRALLAEAAKDVTVVSIVNPVLTSTELLQTINAELGLPSRSTSRKELLEELSAFLQRNKKEGRRTVIIVDEAQNLDPVVLEQLRLLSNLETETEKLIQVVLVGQPELHGLLQRHDLRQLNQRVTERWHLDKLDRDEAYEYVRHRLRVAGAQGELIDGKGLELMYRFTGGVPRLLNILGHRSLLVAYTRSRGRAGAPEVTAAARELGYVPQAVAREGRSWPRWAAVAGAGVAAAVVAFFLFAPLADDATATRRVGEEAAQAPVQRRSALAPMPATSGEAAVTDVDAAAGAAGASQPSSAEPQALATASASAAPAAAPPRSPPSAESVLAALTSVPVFDAAVTAYSSLLQLWGKPAVTEADLTDSTLDLEPIAASRGLRYLSVEINRALLSVLDLPALIELQLPGQSEVRYALLEGVDPIGGMVHLGGGVAVSDATLDQWWNGRAHILWRDEQGLRFDLGPGSGGPAVRKLQEMLLQAGVYQGEPTGLYDDLTENAVRRFQDARHIATDGVAGPITQILLYNSLGTQPRPTLVRARA; this is encoded by the coding sequence ATGAGCGCGAAGCATCGCGAGGCGTTCGCGCATCTGGTCTACGGCATCAGTGAAGGCAGCGGATTCGTCGCCATCACCGGTGAGGTTGGCGCCGGCAAGACCACGCTCATCCGCGCGCTGCTGGCCGAGGCCGCCAAGGACGTCACCGTCGTCTCGATCGTCAATCCGGTGCTGACGTCGACCGAGCTCCTGCAGACGATCAACGCCGAGCTCGGGCTGCCCTCGCGCAGCACCAGCCGCAAGGAGCTGCTCGAAGAGCTGTCGGCGTTCCTGCAACGGAACAAGAAAGAAGGCCGCCGCACCGTCATCATCGTCGATGAGGCGCAGAACCTTGATCCGGTCGTCCTCGAGCAGCTGCGGCTCCTGTCCAACCTGGAGACGGAAACCGAGAAGCTGATCCAGGTCGTGCTGGTGGGCCAGCCCGAGCTGCATGGCCTTCTGCAGCGCCACGACCTGCGCCAGCTCAACCAGCGCGTCACGGAACGCTGGCACCTCGACAAGCTCGATCGCGACGAGGCGTACGAGTACGTCCGCCATCGTCTGCGTGTGGCCGGTGCGCAGGGCGAGCTGATCGACGGCAAGGGCCTCGAGCTGATGTACCGCTTCACCGGCGGTGTGCCGCGCCTGCTCAACATTCTCGGGCATCGCTCGCTGCTGGTGGCCTACACTCGAAGCCGCGGCCGCGCCGGTGCACCCGAAGTGACCGCGGCCGCGCGCGAGCTCGGTTACGTGCCGCAGGCCGTTGCCAGGGAAGGCCGCAGCTGGCCGCGCTGGGCTGCCGTGGCCGGTGCCGGTGTGGCCGCGGCGGTAGTGGCCTTCTTTCTGTTCGCGCCGCTCGCCGACGATGCCACCGCCACCCGCCGCGTTGGCGAGGAGGCGGCGCAGGCACCGGTGCAGCGTCGCTCGGCCCTTGCGCCCATGCCCGCCACGTCCGGCGAGGCCGCAGTGACCGATGTCGATGCCGCCGCAGGAGCTGCAGGCGCGTCGCAGCCGTCCTCGGCGGAGCCGCAGGCGCTGGCGACGGCTTCCGCATCGGCCGCACCTGCAGCCGCACCGCCGCGGTCGCCGCCATCCGCCGAATCCGTGCTGGCCGCGCTGACGAGCGTGCCGGTGTTCGACGCGGCGGTGACCGCCTACTCCTCGCTCCTGCAGCTCTGGGGCAAGCCGGCGGTGACCGAAGCGGATCTGACCGATAGCACGCTCGACCTCGAGCCCATCGCCGCCTCCAGAGGCCTTCGCTACCTGTCGGTGGAGATCAATCGCGCCCTGCTGTCCGTGCTCGATCTGCCGGCATTGATCGAGCTGCAGTTGCCTGGCCAGAGCGAGGTACGCTACGCACTTCTCGAAGGCGTCGATCCCATCGGCGGAATGGTGCATCTCGGCGGCGGCGTTGCCGTCAGCGACGCGACGTTGGACCAGTGGTGGAACGGCCGCGCTCACATCCTGTGGCGTGATGAGCAGGGCCTTCGCTTCGATCTTGGCCCGGGCAGCGGCGGCCCCGCCGTGCGCAAGCTGCAGGAGATGCTCCTCCAGGCCGGCGTGTATCAGGGCGAGCCCACGGGCCTTTATGACGATCTGACGGAAAACGCGGTGCGCCGCTTCCAGGACGCCAGGCACATCGCCACCGACGGCGTTGCCGGGCCCATCACACAGATCCTGTTGTACAACTCGCTAGGCACGCAGCCGCGACCTACACTGGTGCGCGCTCGCGCCTGA
- a CDS encoding aminotransferase class IV, translating to MRREPICYLNGRYVPVSRARVSALDRGFLFGEGLFETWRTYRGRPYAIREHLARLSRTARVIGIPFDADADAFERRAIELARRNDMLERDGAIRLTITRGHGPVALVVQQTTEPTTLMLFRPLEPDLAQAKRDGVAIHLFRVGSGVSEGARQMKSINYLPAVIARTQARARGCFEAVYTVDDRTVLEGTTSNLFVVRRGVILTTPVSSGLLPGVTRQKVLRLAARLAKIREQVVTVDDLEHADEAFLTASTIEVVPVVRAGRRRIGGGRPGELTRALQVAYRRGVARRLGIELPDIGP from the coding sequence GTGAGGCGCGAGCCGATCTGCTACCTCAACGGCAGGTATGTGCCGGTCTCGCGTGCGCGCGTGTCGGCGCTGGATCGCGGCTTCCTTTTCGGTGAGGGGCTCTTCGAGACGTGGCGGACCTACCGCGGACGGCCCTACGCGATCCGCGAACACCTTGCGCGATTGTCTCGCACGGCGCGCGTGATCGGCATTCCTTTCGATGCCGATGCAGATGCGTTCGAACGGCGGGCGATCGAGCTGGCCCGGCGCAACGACATGCTCGAGCGCGACGGTGCCATCCGCCTGACCATCACGCGTGGGCACGGGCCGGTGGCGCTGGTCGTCCAGCAGACGACGGAGCCGACGACGCTGATGCTGTTCCGGCCGCTCGAGCCGGACCTGGCGCAGGCCAAGCGCGACGGCGTCGCCATCCACCTGTTCCGTGTGGGCTCCGGCGTTTCGGAGGGAGCGCGGCAGATGAAGTCGATCAACTATCTGCCGGCGGTCATTGCGCGGACCCAGGCGCGCGCCCGCGGCTGCTTCGAAGCCGTCTACACGGTCGACGACCGCACCGTGCTGGAGGGGACAACGAGCAACCTCTTCGTGGTCCGCCGCGGCGTCATCCTCACGACGCCCGTCTCCTCGGGTCTGCTGCCCGGCGTGACCCGGCAGAAGGTGCTGCGGCTGGCGGCGCGCCTTGCGAAGATCCGCGAGCAGGTCGTGACCGTCGATGATCTGGAGCATGCGGACGAGGCATTCCTGACGGCATCCACGATCGAAGTGGTACCCGTCGTGCGCGCCGGCAGGCGCAGAATCGGCGGCGGCAGGCCCGGAGAGCTGACACGCGCGCTGCAGGTGGCCTATCGGCGCGGCGTGGCCCGCCGTCTCGGCATCGAGCTCCCCGACATCGGACCGTAG
- the pabB gene encoding aminodeoxychorismate synthase component I has translation MKTLRKSSSMATWALFEPHATGPYAFFIDRAGRAAPSFAGCSPSRQLVVDSDGRARCWQDGAWRSVDGDPVEAIAQFVAASRAEPVDAPSWLRGRLLPRTVGYLSYELATFIDRMKAAPVDFLAAPLAVLSTYDSICAWSPRDFSIARVRFAGERSRPVPVELRGSPASGWRQTDRALYDEGFHTIQEAIAAGDLYQANLSRRALFDVNEPACDLYRRMRAVQPVPYGAFLDCGGFHLLSNSPECFLERRSDAVRTLPIKGTRPRRRDHAADMSMRAELARDAKERAEHLMIVDLERNDLGRVACTGSVRVRDYATVRTYATVHHMVSQVRARLRPRTGLAALLRATFPGGSITGAPKIAATDLLARVERYTRGPYTGAIGMFNGEDCLEMSIAIRTAVVRDGRACYSAGGGIVADSDLQREWTETETKIAAFRCSLRSGSTEAVA, from the coding sequence GTGAAGACGCTGCGCAAGTCGAGCTCGATGGCAACGTGGGCGCTGTTCGAGCCGCATGCCACGGGCCCCTACGCCTTCTTCATCGATCGCGCCGGGCGAGCGGCGCCATCGTTCGCCGGATGCTCCCCTTCGCGCCAGCTGGTCGTCGACAGCGACGGGCGCGCCCGCTGCTGGCAGGACGGCGCGTGGCGCAGCGTCGACGGCGATCCGGTGGAGGCGATCGCCCAGTTCGTGGCCGCATCCCGCGCCGAGCCCGTGGACGCGCCGTCATGGCTGAGGGGCCGGCTGCTGCCGCGCACGGTCGGCTATCTCTCCTACGAGCTCGCAACGTTCATCGACCGAATGAAAGCCGCGCCGGTGGACTTCCTGGCCGCTCCGCTGGCGGTGCTTTCCACCTACGACAGCATCTGCGCGTGGAGCCCGCGCGACTTCTCCATCGCGCGCGTCCGATTCGCGGGCGAACGTTCGCGCCCCGTGCCTGTCGAGCTTCGCGGCTCGCCCGCGTCCGGCTGGCGCCAGACCGATCGCGCGCTCTACGACGAAGGCTTCCACACGATCCAGGAAGCGATCGCGGCCGGCGACCTCTATCAGGCCAACCTGTCCCGGCGCGCATTGTTCGACGTGAACGAGCCTGCCTGCGACCTTTACCGGCGAATGCGCGCGGTGCAGCCCGTGCCGTACGGCGCCTTCCTCGACTGCGGAGGCTTCCATCTGCTGTCGAATTCGCCGGAATGCTTCCTGGAGCGCCGAAGCGATGCCGTGCGGACGCTGCCGATCAAGGGGACGCGGCCGCGGCGGCGCGATCATGCCGCCGACATGTCGATGCGAGCCGAGCTGGCCCGTGATGCCAAGGAGCGCGCCGAGCATCTGATGATCGTCGATCTGGAGCGAAACGACCTTGGCCGCGTCGCCTGCACGGGAAGCGTGCGCGTCCGCGACTATGCCACCGTCCGCACGTATGCGACCGTCCATCACATGGTCTCGCAGGTGCGAGCACGGCTGCGGCCTCGGACCGGTCTTGCTGCGCTTCTGCGAGCGACGTTTCCCGGCGGCTCCATCACCGGCGCACCGAAGATCGCCGCCACGGACCTGCTGGCGCGCGTAGAGCGCTACACGCGCGGGCCTTACACCGGAGCCATCGGCATGTTCAACGGCGAAGATTGCCTGGAGATGTCGATCGCCATCCGCACCGCCGTCGTGCGCGACGGACGGGCCTGCTACAGCGCCGGCGGCGGCATCGTCGCCGACTCCGATCTGCAGCGCGAATGGACCGAGACCGAGACGAAGATCGCCGCGTTCCGCTGCAGTCTGCGAAGCGGCTCCACGGAGGCCGTAGCGTGA
- a CDS encoding sulfatase: MIVIDTLRADRVAAYGGAPEHMPALARWAEQAAVFREAVSVAPFTMPAVAALMTGAYPDRSGIFIHASGVTLHDFAGQTLAELARGAGLRTGAVVSNPWLARPATGFDRGFEHYAAHRDDEPVSLRGANARSVTDSALRILDGFGSSPFFLWVHYFDPHMPYRPPAEHAAAAGAASTDSRVMRDFSADDRDLTRIYSGADYAPADVAQAMRLYEGELRYVDEQLARLLARLDSSGRSDETLVVIVSDHGEAMGEHGLFFAHDYTVYDELVRAVLMMRGPGVPSGHRHDLASPIDVVPTLCRMMGWTCGGDLDGVDLFDPSEDRTGRTLFAAATPFRRRAAAFPRLQVKGVDGRWTMARRGRHKLIKIPQRRRTSAYELYDLSADPAELNNLYEGRRDALQADLAAALDAWETSMAETRPAARRARPDPQDEETLRSLGYLQ; the protein is encoded by the coding sequence ATGATCGTGATCGACACGCTGCGGGCCGATCGGGTTGCAGCATACGGCGGCGCGCCCGAGCACATGCCGGCGCTGGCCCGGTGGGCCGAGCAGGCGGCCGTCTTCCGCGAAGCCGTCTCGGTCGCGCCCTTCACGATGCCGGCGGTCGCTGCGCTCATGACCGGCGCCTACCCGGACCGCTCCGGAATCTTCATCCACGCCTCCGGCGTCACGCTGCATGACTTTGCCGGACAGACGCTGGCGGAGCTGGCGCGCGGCGCCGGCCTGCGCACGGGCGCGGTGGTCTCCAATCCGTGGCTGGCGCGGCCGGCCACCGGCTTCGATCGCGGATTCGAGCACTACGCCGCGCACCGGGACGACGAGCCGGTGTCATTGCGAGGCGCCAATGCCAGGTCGGTGACGGACTCGGCGCTGCGGATCCTCGACGGCTTCGGCAGCTCTCCCTTCTTCCTCTGGGTCCATTACTTCGATCCGCACATGCCGTACCGGCCGCCGGCCGAGCACGCTGCGGCCGCCGGGGCCGCCAGCACCGACAGCCGCGTCATGCGGGACTTCTCCGCCGACGACCGCGATCTGACGCGCATCTACAGCGGCGCCGACTACGCTCCCGCCGACGTCGCTCAGGCGATGCGGCTCTACGAAGGAGAGCTCCGATACGTCGACGAGCAGCTTGCACGACTGCTCGCACGCCTGGACTCGAGCGGACGCAGCGACGAGACGCTCGTCGTCATCGTCTCCGACCACGGCGAGGCGATGGGCGAGCACGGCCTCTTCTTCGCGCACGACTACACCGTCTACGACGAACTGGTCCGCGCGGTTCTGATGATGCGGGGGCCGGGTGTGCCATCCGGCCATCGTCACGATCTGGCGTCGCCGATCGACGTGGTGCCGACGCTGTGCCGCATGATGGGATGGACGTGCGGCGGCGATCTGGATGGAGTGGACCTGTTCGATCCTTCCGAGGATCGCACCGGGCGCACCCTCTTCGCCGCCGCCACGCCGTTCCGAAGACGTGCGGCCGCCTTTCCGCGCCTGCAGGTCAAGGGCGTCGACGGGCGCTGGACGATGGCGCGTCGCGGCCGGCACAAGCTGATCAAGATTCCGCAGCGGCGCCGCACCTCGGCCTACGAGTTGTACGATCTGTCGGCGGACCCGGCCGAGCTGAACAATCTGTATGAAGGCAGGCGGGATGCGCTTCAGGCCGACCTCGCCGCGGCTCTCGACGCGTGGGAGACGTCGATGGCGGAGACGCGGCCAGCGGCGCGGCGCGCGCGTCCGGATCCGCAGGACGAAGAGACGCTGCGCAGCCTCGGCTATCTGCAGTAG
- a CDS encoding MFS transporter, with product MPAQKPPIPRAFFLVSAANFLSFLNLAFFFLLPLWVVERGGGEELAGRVNAASGFAGLAALPLIGYLLDRFGRRPFMISGIGLGALCSVAFVFLDDIGTALYVVRILQGIAFTAAFTGAQTLAVLFAPMERRAEAIGWFGISTILTHAISPAVGEEIITRYGFPTMFGVGAVLGAISLAIALRLPKPPEFRVRARKTEIDPKLARRAVAAATIAMLCYGFGFGATQTFVPVFMKRFDIGRVGAFFTAWSLAAVTVRVLLGGVSDRLGRRAVLLPAMIVLTAAVGALAVVRDMATMVLIGAVFGFGHGMLYPTMNALVADWSTARNIGRTQSLFSGSYSLGISSCAFFFGTIIEQYGYPMMFLVASAITLIGLGVFVAGPRDVPADSDDDEVEHLGDAEAAVPPEAGAAG from the coding sequence GTGCCGGCGCAGAAACCTCCCATCCCGCGCGCGTTCTTCCTGGTGTCGGCAGCCAACTTCCTGTCGTTCCTGAACCTGGCGTTCTTCTTCCTGCTCCCACTTTGGGTGGTCGAGCGTGGCGGCGGCGAAGAGCTGGCGGGCCGGGTCAATGCAGCCTCGGGCTTCGCGGGCCTGGCGGCCCTGCCGCTGATCGGTTACCTGCTGGACCGCTTCGGCCGAAGGCCGTTCATGATCAGCGGCATCGGTCTGGGCGCGCTGTGCTCGGTTGCGTTCGTCTTCCTCGACGACATCGGCACGGCGCTCTACGTCGTGCGCATTCTGCAGGGCATCGCCTTCACGGCGGCGTTCACTGGCGCGCAGACGCTGGCGGTGCTGTTCGCGCCCATGGAACGGCGTGCCGAAGCGATCGGCTGGTTCGGCATCTCCACGATCCTGACGCATGCCATCAGTCCCGCGGTCGGCGAAGAGATCATCACGCGCTACGGCTTCCCGACGATGTTCGGCGTCGGCGCGGTGCTCGGCGCGATCTCGCTGGCGATCGCGCTGCGCCTGCCCAAGCCGCCCGAGTTCCGCGTGCGCGCGCGCAAGACCGAGATCGACCCCAAGCTGGCCAGACGCGCCGTGGCCGCGGCCACCATCGCCATGCTGTGCTACGGCTTCGGCTTCGGCGCCACCCAGACATTCGTGCCGGTATTCATGAAGAGGTTCGACATCGGGCGCGTCGGTGCCTTCTTCACGGCCTGGAGCCTGGCGGCCGTGACCGTGCGCGTGCTGCTCGGCGGCGTCTCGGACCGCCTGGGCAGGCGCGCCGTCCTGCTGCCGGCCATGATCGTGCTGACGGCGGCGGTTGGCGCGCTGGCGGTCGTCCGAGACATGGCGACGATGGTCCTCATCGGCGCCGTGTTCGGCTTCGGTCACGGCATGCTCTACCCGACGATGAACGCGCTCGTGGCCGACTGGAGCACCGCCCGCAACATCGGTCGCACGCAGAGCCTGTTCAGCGGCTCCTACAGCCTGGGCATCTCCAGCTGCGCGTTCTTCTTCGGCACCATCATCGAGCAGTACGGGTACCCGATGATGTTCCTCGTCGCCTCGGCCATCACGCTGATCGGCCTCGGCGTCTTCGTCGCCGGCCCCCGTGACGTGCCGGCCGATTCGGACGACGATGAGGTCGAGCATCTCGGCGACGCGGAGGCGGCGGTCCCGCCCGAAGCCGGCGCCGCCGGCTGA
- a CDS encoding S1C family serine protease — translation MDGHVRLLQEVAASTVTVSAEIPPSHPSAGVLGTTRTGTGAVVDEDGTILTVNYIVLGANQLSVTDTEGNTSPAKLLAQDFTTGVAAVVMEGAPPPPVRRGSSKLVEAGQDLFLVSSVGGSERRSASGFVSSTEAFDAYWEYFLERAIWLSAINPGLGGAPLCDGRGRMVGIVSLNLGAVGRATLAIPSEHWFDHADELREHGRRTTRAARAWLGMFCYALPDRTVVAGLVPGAPGERSGLSVGDVIVRVGDEQVTGRLQLYEAIWRHRPGDTIALKVFRSGRLAELHIETGDAEEFFRI, via the coding sequence GTGGACGGCCACGTTCGATTGCTGCAGGAGGTCGCGGCCTCGACCGTGACGGTCTCGGCGGAGATTCCGCCGTCGCATCCATCGGCGGGGGTCCTCGGGACGACGCGCACGGGAACGGGCGCCGTCGTCGACGAAGACGGCACCATCCTGACCGTCAACTACATCGTTCTCGGCGCCAATCAGCTCTCCGTCACCGATACCGAGGGCAACACCTCGCCCGCCAAACTGCTCGCGCAGGATTTCACGACCGGCGTTGCTGCCGTGGTCATGGAAGGAGCGCCGCCACCGCCGGTGCGCCGTGGAAGCTCGAAGCTGGTGGAGGCCGGACAGGATCTGTTCCTGGTGTCGAGCGTCGGCGGCTCCGAGCGCCGCTCGGCCAGCGGTTTCGTCTCCTCGACCGAAGCCTTCGACGCCTACTGGGAATATTTCCTGGAGCGGGCCATCTGGCTCAGCGCCATCAACCCCGGCCTCGGCGGTGCGCCGCTGTGCGACGGCCGCGGCCGCATGGTCGGCATCGTCTCGCTCAACCTCGGCGCCGTCGGCCGCGCCACTCTGGCGATCCCCTCCGAGCACTGGTTCGATCACGCCGACGAGCTGCGCGAGCACGGCCGCCGCACCACTCGTGCCGCCCGCGCCTGGCTCGGAATGTTCTGCTACGCGCTGCCCGACCGCACCGTCGTCGCAGGCCTGGTTCCGGGCGCGCCCGGCGAGCGCTCGGGCCTCAGCGTCGGCGACGTCATCGTACGCGTCGGGGACGAGCAGGTGACCGGGCGCTTGCAACTGTACGAAGCGATCTGGCGTCACCGCCCCGGTGACACCATCGCCCTCAAGGTCTTTCGCAGCGGCCGCCTGGCCGAGCTCCACATCGAAACCGGCGACGCCGAAGAATTCTTCCGCATTTGA
- a CDS encoding flippase-like domain-containing protein, whose product MPRRSDARRAVDEQQEETPIKGGRIDRSALRRGATIVVLLLVVSYTGIFLWAGADSLRAAWDRLEAHYVTLPLLATFLSYLTMSISYEGIVRAAGASIGSRDMFRITLVANTANYIFPSGGLTGFALRLLFFTKRGITPGTAVAISFTQTLLTNLMLVLFVVYGLINLLLKEDIEGTPLVAAGVATALLGIGFLLLVLMIYSSAMRQRILSVGAHAVDRVLDRTGYHGRFAARARRFFVHIDEGMGLFAGRPGAMVLPSLWIFMDWLFMMGALWLGFYATGRPVGFSLITIAFSVSSVLAFLSFVPGAAGVLEGSLAVTLSSLGVPIEDSALPIFLYRFCYFIVPTVVAFFLAHGAFTGTRRAEEVL is encoded by the coding sequence GTGCCTCGGCGATCTGACGCCAGACGAGCTGTCGACGAGCAGCAGGAAGAAACGCCGATCAAGGGCGGTCGTATCGACCGCTCCGCGCTCCGGCGCGGCGCCACGATCGTCGTCCTGCTGCTGGTCGTTTCCTACACCGGCATCTTCCTGTGGGCCGGCGCCGACAGCCTTCGCGCTGCATGGGACCGCCTGGAAGCGCACTACGTCACGCTCCCGCTCCTGGCCACGTTCCTGAGCTATCTGACCATGTCGATCTCCTACGAGGGGATCGTGCGCGCCGCCGGCGCCTCCATCGGCTCGCGCGACATGTTCCGGATCACGCTGGTCGCCAACACGGCCAACTACATTTTCCCCAGCGGTGGCCTGACCGGCTTCGCGCTGCGACTGCTGTTCTTCACCAAGCGGGGAATCACGCCGGGGACGGCGGTGGCGATCTCCTTCACGCAGACGCTGCTGACCAACCTCATGCTGGTGCTGTTCGTCGTCTACGGCCTGATCAACCTGCTACTGAAGGAGGACATCGAAGGCACGCCGCTGGTGGCGGCCGGCGTGGCGACGGCGCTGCTGGGAATCGGCTTTCTGCTGCTCGTTCTCATGATCTACAGCTCGGCCATGCGCCAACGCATCCTCTCGGTCGGTGCGCACGCCGTCGACCGTGTGCTGGACCGCACAGGCTATCACGGACGATTCGCCGCCCGCGCGCGCCGCTTCTTCGTCCACATCGACGAGGGGATGGGCCTTTTCGCGGGCAGGCCGGGAGCGATGGTGCTGCCGAGCCTGTGGATCTTCATGGACTGGCTTTTCATGATGGGAGCGCTGTGGCTCGGTTTCTACGCGACCGGGCGTCCCGTCGGCTTCAGCCTGATCACGATCGCGTTCTCGGTCTCCAGCGTGCTGGCGTTCCTGTCGTTCGTACCCGGCGCGGCCGGCGTGCTCGAAGGGAGCCTGGCCGTGACGCTGTCGAGCCTGGGCGTCCCGATCGAGGATTCGGCACTGCCCATCTTTCTCTACAGGTTCTGCTACTTCATCGTACCCACCGTGGTCGCCTTCTTTCTGGCCCACGGTGCCTTCACCGGGACGCGCAGGGCCGAAGAGGTGTTGTGA
- the rpoD gene encoding RNA polymerase sigma factor RpoD: MKANAKTATPAPAAENGQQPFSSDKSLATLLELGKEQGYVTYDDINRLFPPEDCAPEDIKNVINSLIENDVEILEGSGEEEDGEAEGSEEVDPDTFFTDEDEWVLDTGDEEGEQKEPEPEPAPELEAKVATPEREYSADSTDPVRMYLQEMGSVPLLSREQEVTIAKEIESGLHEVRDCVYALPIASLYVIGLADMLKTGEIEPREIFGDDTDEDRASPERDEKRLKDFLHAVATLKRLYKAYEQFVPARLSPPAPPKIGTKPRKPTAREEKFVAAREKVRQHLVEMELGEKHVNNIVNKLKEAREKARDYERIIKRAEKRTKRDAKQILEVVRQVTNGNANAKRKAAGNLRMSVDAAQELANSIKEARRSITDIEKAVHMSFEDLDHFLKIIRRGEDRAQLGKKALIEANLRLVVSIAKRYTNRGLGFLDLIQEGNIGLMRAVDKFEYQRGYKFSTYATWWIRQSVSRAIADQARTIRIPVHMIETINKVLRTSRYLVQQLGREPTPEEIAEQMEMPADKIRKVLKIVKEPVSLETPIGDDEESSLGDFVEDRQSVSPSDAAVALSLEEQTRKVLATLTPREEQILRMRFGIGEKTDYTLEEVGQKFAVTRERIRQIEAKALRKLRNPQRARSLETFG, translated from the coding sequence GTGAAGGCAAACGCCAAAACCGCAACGCCAGCGCCCGCTGCGGAGAACGGCCAGCAGCCGTTCTCCTCCGACAAGAGCCTCGCCACCCTTCTCGAGCTCGGGAAGGAGCAAGGCTATGTCACCTACGACGACATCAATCGCCTCTTTCCGCCCGAAGACTGCGCCCCCGAAGACATCAAGAACGTCATCAACTCGCTCATCGAGAACGACGTCGAGATCCTGGAGGGTAGCGGGGAAGAGGAGGACGGGGAAGCCGAAGGCTCCGAAGAGGTCGATCCGGACACGTTCTTCACTGATGAGGACGAATGGGTCCTCGACACCGGAGACGAGGAAGGCGAGCAGAAGGAGCCCGAGCCCGAGCCGGCGCCCGAGCTCGAGGCCAAGGTCGCCACGCCCGAGCGCGAGTACAGCGCCGACAGCACCGACCCGGTGCGGATGTACCTGCAGGAAATGGGCAGCGTGCCCCTCCTGTCGCGCGAGCAGGAAGTCACCATTGCCAAGGAGATCGAGAGCGGTCTCCACGAGGTCCGCGACTGCGTCTACGCGCTGCCCATCGCGTCGCTGTACGTCATCGGCCTTGCCGACATGCTCAAGACCGGCGAGATCGAGCCGCGCGAGATCTTCGGCGACGACACCGACGAGGATCGTGCCAGCCCCGAGCGCGACGAGAAGCGGCTGAAGGATTTCCTCCACGCGGTGGCCACGCTCAAGCGCCTCTACAAGGCGTACGAGCAGTTCGTGCCGGCGCGGCTGTCGCCCCCGGCGCCGCCCAAGATCGGCACCAAGCCGCGCAAGCCCACGGCGCGCGAAGAGAAGTTCGTCGCCGCCCGCGAGAAGGTGCGCCAGCACCTCGTGGAGATGGAGCTCGGCGAGAAGCACGTCAACAACATCGTCAACAAGCTCAAGGAGGCGCGCGAGAAGGCGCGCGACTACGAGCGCATCATCAAGCGCGCCGAGAAGCGCACCAAGCGCGACGCCAAGCAGATCCTCGAGGTCGTCCGCCAGGTCACCAACGGCAACGCGAACGCGAAGCGCAAGGCGGCCGGCAATCTGCGTATGAGCGTGGACGCGGCGCAGGAGCTGGCCAACAGCATCAAGGAGGCGCGCCGCTCCATCACCGACATCGAGAAGGCGGTCCACATGTCCTTCGAGGACCTGGACCACTTCCTCAAGATCATCCGCCGCGGCGAGGATCGCGCCCAGCTCGGCAAGAAGGCGCTGATCGAGGCCAACCTGCGCCTCGTCGTCTCCATCGCCAAGCGTTACACGAATCGCGGGCTGGGCTTCCTGGACCTGATCCAGGAGGGCAACATCGGCCTGATGCGCGCGGTGGACAAGTTCGAGTACCAGCGCGGGTACAAGTTCTCCACGTACGCGACGTGGTGGATCCGGCAGAGCGTCAGCCGTGCGATCGCCGACCAGGCGCGCACCATCCGCATCCCGGTCCACATGATCGAGACGATCAACAAGGTGCTGCGCACCTCGCGCTACCTCGTTCAGCAGCTCGGCCGCGAGCCTACGCCCGAGGAGATCGCCGAGCAGATGGAGATGCCGGCGGACAAGATCCGCAAGGTTCTCAAGATCGTCAAGGAGCCGGTCTCGCTCGAGACGCCGATCGGCGATGACGAGGAGAGCTCGCTCGGTGATTTCGTCGAGGACCGCCAGTCCGTCTCTCCGTCGGATGCGGCCGTGGCTCTGTCGCTCGAGGAGCAGACGCGCAAGGTGCTGGCCACGCTGACGCCGCGTGAGGAGCAGATCCTGCGCATGCGCTTCGGTATCGGCGAGAAGACCGACTACACGCTCGAAGAGGTCGGCCAGAAGTTCGCGGTCACGCGCGAGCGCATTCGCCAGATCGAAGCGAAGGCGCTGCGCAAGCTGCGCAACCCCCAGCGCGCGCGCAGCCTCGAGACGTTCGGCTAG